Sequence from the Paeniglutamicibacter cryotolerans genome:
GATGATGCCCATCAGCAGCGTGGAGAACGTCGGGGTCTGCGACTTCTCGCTGACCTTGGCGAAACGCGCCGGCAGCGCCTTGTAGATGCCCATGGCGAAGGTGCCGCGGGCCGTGGGCAGGATGGTGGTCTGCGAGGAGGACAGCGCGGAGATGGCGACGGCGATGACCAGGAACCAGCCCAGCGGCCCCATGGCCAGCGAGGCCAGTCCGTAGAAGACGTCGTCCGCGTGCGACTCGTTCGCCAGCCCGGTGCCCGTATCGCCGACGCCGGCGTACATCATCACGGCGAGGGTGATGCCGACGTATGTGACCAGCAGCAGGACGGTGGAGAGGATGGCCGCGCGGCCCGGGGTCTTTTTCGGGTCCTTGGTTTCCTCTGTCAGCGCCAGGCAGGTGTCCCAGCCCCAGTAGATGAACAGGGCCAGCATGACTGCCTGGACCATGCCCGAGTGATCCGCCAACATCGGGTTGAACCAGTCAAGGGAGATCGGGGTGGCATCCGGTGCGTTGCCGGTGAAATAGCCGACGAGGCAGCCGATGACGAAGGCGGCCATGGCTGCGTACTGGATGAGCAGCAGGACCGTCTGCACTTTCTCGCCGAGTTCCACGCCGCGCATCGACACGTAGGTCATGATGGCGATGGTCACGGCGCCCAGGCCCACGACCAGGACCCGGTTTTCGACGAGCGAGCCGTCTCCGACCAGGTGCAGGATGTAGATGGCGGTGATTTCGGCGAGGTTCGCCATGACGAAGATGCCGGCGACGGCGAGGGCCCAGCCGGAGAACCAACCGGTGCGCGGTCCGAAGGCCTTGGCCGCCCAGGTAAAGACGGTGCCGCAGTCCGGAAGCGCGTTGTTGAGCTCGCGGTAGGCGAAGGCGGTGAACATCATCGGGACGAAGGCGATGATGAAGGCGATGGGAGCCTGCGCGCCGACGGCCAGCACCACGTAGCCCAGTGTCGCGGCGATCGAGAAGAGCGGCGCCGTGGAGGCCAGCCCGATGATCGTCGAGCCGGCGATGCCCAGCGTCCCCGCGGCCAGGCCCTTGCCGGACATAGCCGGCCCAGCCTGTTGGACGACTGGTTTCGACTTCGTGGTTTGCATTCGGGCACCCCTGCTAGCTTTGTGATCCACCGCATAGGCGGTTGTGACCTAAAACCTACCATCTGGTTGGTAAGTTCACAAAGTGACGCATGGCACTGTCATTGGGTGGTGTTCCGCAGAGGCCTCGAATCCCGGTTAGGC
This genomic interval carries:
- a CDS encoding APC family permease; translated protein: MSGKGLAAGTLGIAGSTIIGLASTAPLFSIAATLGYVVLAVGAQAPIAFIIAFVPMMFTAFAYRELNNALPDCGTVFTWAAKAFGPRTGWFSGWALAVAGIFVMANLAEITAIYILHLVGDGSLVENRVLVVGLGAVTIAIMTYVSMRGVELGEKVQTVLLLIQYAAMAAFVIGCLVGYFTGNAPDATPISLDWFNPMLADHSGMVQAVMLALFIYWGWDTCLALTEETKDPKKTPGRAAILSTVLLLVTYVGITLAVMMYAGVGDTGTGLANESHADDVFYGLASLAMGPLGWFLVIAVAISALSSSQTTILPTARGTFAMGIYKALPARFAKVSEKSQTPTFSTLLMGIISIAYFVGMSMVSNNVLQDSVLSIGLAIALFYGIASFACIWYFRSSLFASARNFFHRFFFPLLGGVFMAWAFVQSAIDMADPDYGNATIAGVGSTFVIGIGSLALGVVAMFAWAAFPESKPYFKKETINKDSKILAPE